The region GACTTTATCTGTGATTTTGCCTTCGAAACTATAAAATGGGAAAAATACTTACCCCATCGGGTGTTTACACCATGTAGTTAAGTaattttaaaagtgaaaaattataattaactATAATTAAGTGATGATTATAAATATTTCAACACATGATATGCATTAATTGAATATGATGTAAGTATTtaccaaaataaaatgtaaACCTTTTCCACCTAAATCTAGTTCACATTTTAAGCATTAATTCTTCACACTACCTATTTGGCCTATCTTTCAAAGCCTGCTcattgtaaaaataattttttcgttaaatgaaatttttgaaggTACTTTTAAATAATACACTAACAGtttttatttgaccaattattTGAGAAGCGCTTTTATTAGTAAATAAACCGATCATGCATGTTGACTAATCTTGTGAAAAGAGTAATATTGAAAGTTATCGGATCACACAAATCgaaatcaaaaccaaaaaacCTAACTATACTGAATTTAATACGGTATAATATTAGTATAGCCTTTTTAAGTATTAAAATTCGAGAATACCGAACCATTATCTTTTAAAATAGTACCAAAGCGACCGATGAATACCactatttctggaaaaaaacaatttttctcaagttctttcccaacaaaaaaaaaaaaaaaaaaaaaaaaagcttcaaaTAATACTCACAAGCAAATATTTCTAGTGGGAAGCTTGACCAAGTTAACACTTTAATTAACTCTCTAAAACCCctctttttatgaaaaataaacactttttatttcttaaaaacttgaaaaataattaagcTATTAATATTAGAACACATTAAATTCGTTTATTAATATTAATCCGTGCTAAAtaaaactatatcacataaattgagaccgAGAAAGCAGTATTTATACCATTTGATTTAATGCAGAATACAATGTACATTTTGGTCCGAGCCACCTCTCTGTCTTAAATGACATGTCACCTCTGTCTTAAAGCATGTAATAAATCCGAATTttcattttctaaaaataataGTCAGAATAATCAATGAAGACAAGAAGTACTATGTGACAATAGCAAAAGAACAATTTCATTAAATCAAAACAATCAACCTATCAATATCCTTACAATCACTGCTTTTCcctaaaagagaagaaaatgttTATAGTCAACATTATTATAAGAATGATAACCTATATGAAAAAGTtcaatttaaatgtctttttctttatatgtgtgtgtatgtgtgtgggaAGCAAGAAAAAGACCAAAAGAAAAAATCCTTGACAAGAATATGCTATGTTCACTGGATTTTGATCCAAATTCCTTCACTTGGTATATCTTGATGAACCACAAAGAGAAGATAATATCCAGGTGGAGCTAATTTAGCTGAATTTGGAGTGACCACATTTATTTGGTAAGCTTTTTCCCCAACTAGTTTCACATTTTCACTTGGTAGCACCAATAATCTTTGGTTCATAGTAAATGAATGTGTGTTAAATCCAGGTGCAACCATTGTCACCGTGACCAAATTTCTGTTTACACTCCCGGAAACCTTAAATCGAACCGGCACCCGTTGCCCATACCCGATAGTATACTGCGAAGCGGGTGAGATGATCCGTGGGCGCAAGGACCCGGATCCTGAATCCAAATAAGATGGTGAGAATGCCTCCAAGCTTAATTCTGTAGGAAAAAGAACTCCAGTGAAGTTGTAATATGTATGTGGATTACTACCACCAACAAGAACTCGACCATCTCTGAGTAAAACCGCAGTTGAATGGTACATCCTGGGTATGGTACTCGGGTTCTGAATCTCGAACCGAGAATCAAACGGGTTGTCGGGTCGGTAAATCACGGGTTTTAAAACCGGGTCCCTACCAAACTTCCATCCAGCTGTGCCCATGCCTGCTCCATTAATTATCAACACATTTCCATTTGGTAAAATCACCATGTCTCCCATTGTCCTAGCCAATGGCATGGTTTCCAAAGTCCATTGTGGATTCGGGTCGGTTATTACGATCCGCCCGCAAGTATTCAATGCACCCCAAAAATTACCATTTTCAGCACTAATGAACGAGCCTTTTGGTGCTCCACCACATACCAAAACCTCAGCTTGAATTTCTTTTGCTTGTAAATTCTTCAACGGAAGAAGAACTGCAGAACCTGTACTAGGATAACTTCTCGGTTCACCACCTGGTATTTGTGGGTAATTTTTCACCACCACATTCTTGGTGTAATCGAACAAGATAGCTCGATTATTAGCGAAAATGAACAAGTTCCCATCCacattaagaaaaacaaaagggtATAAATTATTCTCAATTCTAGGATCATTTGTTTGCACAAGAAATGGTAAACTATATGCTCTATTAGCCGAAGCAGTCTTGGGATAAAACTCGTAATTAAAAGCCCGACGACCACCAATAACAATTTGTGTACCATCTGGCAATATATGATTTGTAGCATACCATCTTCTTTGAACTAATCCATCTGGAATTTCTTGCCAATCACAAGTCGTACTTGCATTATTACTAGTATTACATGGTTTGAAAACTCGAACAACTTTGTCACCATCATTGAATCCACCAGTTTGGACTAACGAACCATCGGGGAATACAGCGCCCGAGGAGCACCAAACATCAGTTTGGACCATGAGGGGACGTATAGAGTTGTTGGCAACATTGTACTCGACAGAATGGGCAGTGCAATCGACTTTTAACGTGGTATCATTTTGGTCATAACGACATTTTCCATCGGGCAACGAGATGTTGGACTTGCCAAAATCAGTACGATCGTACATGATGACTTTGTCGTTGTTGAGGACTTGCATGTGCATGGCAGAAATGCCGATGTTTGACATTAGTAAATTCCATTTGCCCCCAGCAGCGGAAGCTAAGTTCCGGTGACAAGTGAGTACCAGAAAGAGGTgcaaaagaatgaagaaaagaatattactactactactagttgttgttgttgtggtctTCATAATGAGCTgtgttttttgtttgtttttctgACAAGTTAGGACAAAAGGCGAAGGTGGTAATGGCAAGAGGGGTGGTGGGATaggtttggggggggggagggtgggTATAGAGGTGAatatttgttttggtttggatgtgtgtgtgtgtgtggttaaTAGAAGTCTGAGGAATGGATgtcctttatttatatatgcagTCACGGTGTAGCAGAGTAAGGAGGATACATATGCTTAGTACCACAAGCAAGCAACCTCGTGACGAATAATTGCGGCCGCTGATGGTTTGTCAGGAGAAGAAAGACtagtaggagtagtattttggGTGAGTTTAATTTAGACCATCAAAGAATGTGGTTCAGTGGATTAGGTTACTCTTCCCTTTATAagaggtctcgggttcgagTCCTGTGTATGAAAAAATCTTTGGTCGGAGCAAGCCCTTCCCCAAATGGGTCCTACGCGGCGCCAATTCAGATTTAGTCGAGCTCTAATGCGGATACTGGACACCAAGtcgaaaaccgaaaaaaaaagtttttatgcACGATCAGTGTAAGAGAATTTTTACTCTATCAAATTAATGATCTACAAACAATTACCCATAAATATTGAtagtttaaagatttttttacactattaaattttttaaaaattatttatactaattcaccTCTATAATATGACTCAATTTTGAATACATCCCCTATATTTTGCTATAAAGATTCTGCACTTATGTCCCtataatatatacaaaaaattatagtataaataaaaaacttttacatatttattttatgaaattttaaaaagagaataaaGAAGACAAAATATTTTCACATGAATGAGGCAAGTTCTCTGGTAGATCCATCTGGTGGCTCTTACTTTATTTACCACATGACTATATATTCAGGTGATGATATCTCAAGGAACATAAATTAAAGGATGTTCTtacatgtatatagatatgtatttcattattttaaagAATATAATTATCATTCGCAAATTAATGTTCATTTTTGTTTCCAGAACACATTTAAACAATATCATTCTTCTTCATTCCagaaaaatggagggaaaacaacattaaatacccctaaaatataaaatatttacccgcCTCATGCCCCTCCTAAAGTAATTTCGCTTCTACCCCAGCCGGccgaaaatatttacccgacaTACCCCCTCGCCCAAACCCCTTCCTCTGTGATACCAtcgcagtatatttatatatcatgatggtatcatggaggactaagagaaggactgaaacagtcctccatgataccatctcggtatatttatataccacgaTGGTACCATGGTCCTgaggagtgtctcattgaaggactgaagcagtcctccatgataccatcacaatatatgtatataagacaATGGTATCATAGATGTTTTTTTCGAGAAAAGTGTGtctttttgaataaatgaacatgatcatccataataccatctaagtatatttatatatcatgatggtatcatggaggactaagagaaggactgaagcagtctTCCGTGATACCATTTCAGTAtataccatgttggtatcataatttTGGGGGCATCTAGGGTAAATAGTTTTGATTTTTCCTGAAGGTACGAAAGTAATGGAGGTATGGATGGATAATTAGTTTGGTTTGAGAGGACGCGCGCGTTCTTTCctcaaaaatgaaaattaaagtatTCAAGGGAGAGAAAGATCATAAAAGTGGGACAAAGATGTGaagcaaaaaagagtttttCCGGACCTTGTATTCTTTTAATTCAGGTAaaattcataattaatcactTTTAAACTGTCGTAGTAGTGAAATATCTACTGAAATTTCAAAGATAATGTTTTGgaatttcaaatttaataactATTGTTCAGAATTTTTAAATTCCCCAAATGAAACTTCAAGATAATGTTCCGAAATTTCAATTATGTGAAATTTGGAATTTCGTAATATAAGATCTTTACATGACCGAAAGCTGAGCGGGGATTGCTATTCTAACTCACTGTTTGATACTTAGGCAGTATGAGTCGTGCACACAGGTGTAATTTAATTATGAGCTTTAATTTGACAGGTCAAAAATGCATGCAAGGAATATATACCTTTGCCATTTGCTTGAAGTAACGTAACGTGCTCATATTTCTTCTACTCTTTGTTTATCTTTTAGACATCAGTAGTTAATGATCCCCACGAATACATATGAATATAATATTGAAAGCCGTTGGTCATGACTACGTACTTGGTGCACCAAGGTCTTAGTTTGGGATTGTAATTGCAGTTTAATTTATGGTTACAATTTTAACCTGTATTTTTAGAGATGTACTAGTATACAAACTCGGTTATTTAGAGGGGCCTAATCAACTACCACTATTCCAGTTTGGACCATTTCtttttctcatattaatatccctgttatctctctctctctctctctctcttttttttttttttttttaaactaagcTTCATTGTATGGAGATCAGGTTAGACAAACTGAAGTTAAAGTTAGCGCTGCTCAAAAAGGACCTATCCTTCGCTTGTTGATCATTCGACAAATTCGATTATATAGCTCTAGCAAGTCTTTCATTTATTTGCTTGAGTCAGATCCGATCACTCTTTTAATTTATATGGAGGATCATTTGTGATTCACTCTCTTGTTATTGTTGACGTAAGCACAAATAAGCAAGATGCATATTactaaatagaaaaaaaaagagcaaaatatAGCAATTTGTACTagaaaaagtaaacaattgatagttgaggtgtgttttgctaaCTAGTTGGtcatagtttaggtaggaaacttttacacctgatagttcaggtaggaaactaaaaaaaaaaaaaaaaagtaatacttGAGGTGCGTTTTTGACCCTTAACTCTTTAACTTTCTTAGGTTTTGATAAAAATTCAATAACTTGAAAAGTATTTGGCAACACGTAGCAGGTTATAAATCATCCACCAGCTTAGTTGCACGGTATTATTTTTGTGGGACTCGTAGTCTCATATATAATTGGATTAATTATATTGCGACGTTGTATCATATCTCATTTAGAGATGTGTTGTGGACATCATCAATTTTAGGCAATATGATCAGATGATAAGCACAAGCGAGTAGCGACTTACATACTATAAACCATTATATGTGTTGGTGTGTGGATAATTAGGGCGGTTAAACATCAGCTGCCGATAAATTTTTACTTTTGGGGTAATATATAGTTGAACATTAGGTGATCACTGATTAAGATAATCAATAAgatctttcttttatttgggtAATGTGGAACTGCAATTAATGCACGTCGTTGAACCACGATAAATTATGAACAAAAGAAAAGTATGCTAAAAGAGGAATAACAATACCTTAATATGGTCTGATCAGTTAatctaatataataaaattaatataaacgaaaatataaaattatggaGAGAATAATTCCCTAAAAAAATTAGGCTAAGAAGGTATACCAACTAAGCCATACATTTTCCATCGAGTACTGTTCCAATTTAATTATGATTTTCCTAACGAGGTATTGAAAATTAGCGCTAAATAAATCTAGATGGTCCACCAATATGAATTAGTCTGCAATTACATAATTCGGCATATTGAACAGCAATTAGAAGACAATTTAGACAAGCAAAGTCTGAATTTTGTGCTGTATCATGAATTATTGAAATCTATTTCTAGCAATAGTTACATCAAAGAAGCATTAGCCTTAATTATCATATTAAACTGATACTTATTGCTTCCGAGCTTATGGTAACTGACAATCAAATGTGAACAAACTCGTGTTATGGTCTTATGGATACTAAATCTGGAAttagttgttattattttcttaactacTACTTTGCTCAAGCACACAAGTCAAGTCTCAATTAatgtggattttatatttttattgtaaAAACACAAGGCAAACTAACAAATTTATCATTCATATTAAGTGTCAGATTCATCTTGATATTGTTAGTTCTGATTAAATCTAGTGTTATTGGATGAGGACATTTATACTGCATCAAAGCATTGTACTTTACATTAACTTTGTACAAGGTGGAATCAATCGTCTAATACAACAATAagctttctctttctctttaataatttctttctctttctctttaaTAATTTACTTTTATTGTGTTCTTCATTTCAATTCTTCTATTTATTTCGAGGCTAGTGTCCTTTTTCCCTAATTGACTGTTACAAACCTAATCTCATACACATATTATTCGCCTTGGTCCAACAGATCTTACGCACGGACTTGTTCCTTGGGATATGCCATCATCAAAGCCCAAAAATGTGCTTATAGCATGTGAACATGTGTTATCCCTTTTTAAGTCCCAAACTTTCTTTTCTCGTTTCG is a window of Lycium ferocissimum isolate CSIRO_LF1 chromosome 12, AGI_CSIRO_Lferr_CH_V1, whole genome shotgun sequence DNA encoding:
- the LOC132040574 gene encoding aldehyde oxidase GLOX-like; its protein translation is MKTTTTTTSSSSNILFFILLHLFLVLTCHRNLASAAGGKWNLLMSNIGISAMHMQVLNNDKVIMYDRTDFGKSNISLPDGKCRYDQNDTTLKVDCTAHSVEYNVANNSIRPLMVQTDVWCSSGAVFPDGSLVQTGGFNDGDKVVRVFKPCNTSNNASTTCDWQEIPDGLVQRRWYATNHILPDGTQIVIGGRRAFNYEFYPKTASANRAYSLPFLVQTNDPRIENNLYPFVFLNVDGNLFIFANNRAILFDYTKNVVVKNYPQIPGGEPRSYPSTGSAVLLPLKNLQAKEIQAEVLVCGGAPKGSFISAENGNFWGALNTCGRIVITDPNPQWTLETMPLARTMGDMVILPNGNVLIINGAGMGTAGWKFGRDPVLKPVIYRPDNPFDSRFEIQNPSTIPRMYHSTAVLLRDGRVLVGGSNPHTYYNFTGVLFPTELSLEAFSPSYLDSGSGSLRPRIISPASQYTIGYGQRVPVRFKVSGSVNRNLVTVTMVAPGFNTHSFTMNQRLLVLPSENVKLVGEKAYQINVVTPNSAKLAPPGYYLLFVVHQDIPSEGIWIKIQ